The Helianthus annuus cultivar XRQ/B chromosome 16, HanXRQr2.0-SUNRISE, whole genome shotgun sequence genome includes a window with the following:
- the LOC110918312 gene encoding leucine--tRNA ligase, chloroplastic/mitochondrial — MIQIQWLLPPQPLTSPLSHHHRTLLIPQRRRSPPHHHSSTLTTTSFPKKYFTFRPCNCTISNNVTEDSKEAVKVRAYPFHEIEHKWQKFWDQNRTFRTPDDEIDTSKPKYYVLDMFPYPSGAGLHVGHPLGYTATDILARFKRMQGFNVLHPMGWDAFGLPAEQYAIETGTHPKITTLKNIDRFRTQLKSLGFSYDWDREISTTEPDYYKWTQWIFLQLLKRGLAYQAEVPVNWCPALGTVLANEEVVDGVSERGGHPVIRKPMKQWMLKITAYADRLLEDLEDLDWPESIKEMQRNWIGKSQGAEVDFRVLSSDNQETDAKITVYTTRPDTIFGATYLVLAPEHPLLASVVSEAQQNIVEEYKEVASRKSDLERTELQKEKSGVFSGCYARNPVNGEAIPIWVADYVLGSYGTGAIMAVPAHDSRDHEFAKKYYIPIHWVVTSDECCDDFEKPFSGEGDIINSSSSKTGLDINGLRSKEAAKEVIDWVEKTGNGNRKVNYKLRDWLFARQRYWGEPIPVVFLDESGETIPIPETELPLTLPELDDFTPTGTGDPPLSKAVSWVKTVESSSGKPAKRETNTMPQWAGSCWYYLRFMDPKNSTQLVDKKKEMYWGPVDVYVGGAEHAVLHLLYSRFWHKVLYDIGVVSTKEPFKCVINQGIILGEVQYMACKDQDGNFVSAEFLDALGEHKQERIPDENVTKSGNSFVLKDDPSIRLIARAHKMSKSRGNVVNPDDVVEEYGADSLRLYEMFMGPLRDSKTWNTSGIEGVHRFLGRSWRLIVGSPLSNGTYENQTVTVDENPSLEQLKALHRCIDKVTDEIEATRFNTGISAMMEFINSAYKWDKLPKSIIEPFVLLLSPYAPHMAEELWFRLGHTTSLAYEPFPKANPAYLQDTTITLPVQINGKTRGTVQVEVSCTEDDAFKLASLDQKLSKYLDGKAVKKRVYVPGKILNVILERENTKVGSR; from the exons ATGATTCAAATTCAATGGCTTCTTCCTCCTCAACCACTCACTTCTCCACTCTCCCACCACCACCGGACTCTCCTAATCCCCCAACGCCGCCGCTCTCCGCCGCACCACCACTCCTCTACTCTCACCACCACCAGTTTTCCAAAAAAATACTTTACATTTCGACCGTGTAATTGTACTATTTCTAATAATGTTACTGAAGATTCAAAAGAAGCTGTTAAAGTTAGGGCATACCCATTTCACGAAATTGAACACAAGTGGCAGAAATTCTGGGACCAGAATCGGACTTTCCGTACACCTGATGATGAAATTGATACATCTAAACCTAAGTATTATGTTCTTGATATGTTTCCTTATCCAAG TGGAGCTGGTTTACATGTGGGGCATCCTCTAGGATACACCGCTACTGACATTCTTGCTAGGTTTAAACGGATGCAAGGTTTTAACGTTCTGCATCCGATGGGATGGGATGCATTCGGGTTGCCCGCTGAGCAATATGCCATTGAG ACTGGTACTCACCCAAAAATCACAACTTTAAAGAATATTGACCGGTTCCGGACACAG CTTAAATCTTTAGGCTTTTCGTATGACTGGGATCGCGAAATTTCTACGACAGAACCAGATTATTACAAATGGACGCAATGGATCTTTCTACAGCTTCTAAAAAGAGGACTCGCGTATCAG GCCGAGGTACCGGTTAACTGGTGCCCCGCTCTCGGAACCGTGTTGGCAAACGAGGAAGTGGTGGATGGTGTGAGTGAGCGTGGCGGTCATCCTGTCATACGAAAG CCGATGAAGCAATGGATGCTCAAGATAACTGCATACGCAGACCGTCTTCTAGAAGATTTAGAGGATCTTGATTGGCCTGAGAGCATCAAAGAAATGCAAAGAAATTGGATCGGAAAATCACAAGGGGCCGAAGTGGATTTTCGTGTTTTGAGTAGCGATAATCAGGAGACGGATGCGAAAATTACTGTTTATACAACGAGGCCAGATACCATATTTGGAGCAAC TTATTTAGTGCTAGCACCGGAGCATCCCTTGCTGGCGTCTGTCGTCTCGGAGGCCCAACAAAATATT GTCGAAGAATACAAAGAAGTTGCTTCTAGAAAGAGTGATCTTGAGCGAACCGAGCTTCAAAAGGAAAAATCCGGAGTTTTTAGCGGTTGCTACGCTCGAAATCCGGTTAACGGGGAAGCTATCCCGATATGGGTTGCTGATTATGTTTTGGGAAG CTATGGTACTGGAGCAATAATGGCCGTTCCTGCTCATGATTCGCGTGATCACGAGTTTGCGAAAAAATATTATATTCCTATACATTGGGTGGTAACCTCAGATGAATgttgtgatgattttgaaaaacCGTTTTCCGGAGAAGGTGACATCATAAATTCATCAAGTTCAAAAACGGGTCTCGATATTAACGGGTTACGAAGTAAAGAAGCTGCAAAGGAAGTTATTGACTGGGTCGAGAAGACTGGAAACGGGAATAGaaag GTGAATTATAAATTGAGAGACTGGCTTTTTGCTAGACAACGATATTGGGGAGAACCGATTCCTGTTGTATTCTTGGATGAAAGTGGTGAAACGATTCCAATTCCCGAAACCGAACTTCCACTTACACTTCCGGAGCTTGATGATTTCACGCCAACTGGCACGGGGGACCCACCgctttcaaaagcagtgtcttgg GTTAAAACTGTTGAATCTTCTTCGGGAAAGCCAGCTAAGCGTGAAACAAACACTATGCCACAATGGGCTGGTTCTTGCTG GTACTATTTAAGATTTATGGATCCTAAAAACTCAACGCAGTTGGTTGACAAGAAGAAAGAAAT GTATTGGGGTCCGGTTGATGTGTACGTTGGCGGTGCTGAACATGCGGTTCTTCACTTGCTCTACTCGAGATTTTGGCACAAG GTTCTTTATGATATTGGTGTGGTGTCAACTAAAGAACCGTTTAAATGTGTTATAAACCAAGGGATCATTCTTGGAGAA GTACAATACATGGCTTGCAAAGATCAAGACGGGAATTTTGTGTCTGCTGAATTTCTTGATGCGTTAGGAGAGCATAAGCAAGAAAGGATACCCGACGAAAAC GTTACCAAATCCGGTAATTCATTTGTATTGAAAGACGATCCTAGTATCCGGTTGATTGCTCGGGCCCACAAAATGAGTAAAAGTAGGGGCAACGTCGTTAATCCTGATGATGTTGTAGAAGAATACGGCGCAGATTCTCTTAGACTATACGAAATGTTCATGGGCCCATTAAG GGACTCAAAAACATGGAATACCAGTGGCATTGAAGGCGTACATCGGTTTTTAGGCCGATCTTGGAGGTTGATTGTCGGTTCACCGTTATCTAATGGAACATATGAAAATCAAACAGTGACGGTTGATGAAAACCCGTCGCTAGAACAACTTAAAGCTTTACATAGATGTATAGACAAG GTGACCGATGAAATTGAAGCAACACGGTTCAATACCGGGATATCTGCAATGATGGAGTTCATTAATTCTGCATATAAG TGGGATAAATTACCAAAATCAATTATCGAACCATTCGTATTATTACTCTCTCCATACGCACCGCACATGGCCGAGGAGCTCTGGTTTAGATTAGGACACACGACTTCATTGGCGTACGAGCCTTTCCCGAAG GCAAATCCTGCTTATTTACAAGACACCACCATCACACTACCGGTTCAAATCAATGGCAAAACAAGAGGCACCGTACAAGTTGAAGTATCATGCACGGAAGATGATGCTTTCAAACTGGCTTCACTTGATCAAAAACTATCTAAATATCTTGACGGTAAAGCCGTAAAGAAAAGAGTTTATGTTCCTGGAAAGATTTTGAACGTCATTTTGGAGCGCGAAAACACTAAAGTTGGTTCGCGATAA